The genomic window TATAAACTTCCAAAACACACCTAAACCTGAGACACCTCAACTGGGCCTTCAGTGACCAGTTCAAGTTCATCCTGCCCCTCactgctcacagacacacacctctcctcCTGACCCCAGCCTGGTCCCTCCGCTGCTCCTCCGCCCGGCGGCCTGGACACTAGCCCCCTAGCGCCAGGGGCCGGCGGCTGGTTCCCctggggcccggcggcggcgcggCCCAGGAGCCTCAGGGAGAGGGTCCTCTGGCGTTCAAGGACCGCCGAGCACAGCTGGAACTTAAAGGCGGCCCGGAAGCCGCGCCGGAAGTTGTCGTTGAAGAAGCCGTAGACGACGGGGTTGACGCTGCTGTTGAAGAAGGCCAGCCAGTGGGACAGCGGGTACGCGTAGATGTTGAGCACGCGGTGCTGGCGCGCGCTGAGGCTGGCGTAGTCGCTGAGCAGCATCAGGGTCCACAGGGGCAGCCAGGACACCACGAAGAGCAGCGCCACCGCCAGAAGCATCTTCACCGCACGCTTCTTCTTCCTGGAGACGCTCTGCCGTCTGTCCGCGGGGGCGGTCGGCCTCCCTTCGCCGCCAACCCCCCCGTCGTCCCGGGTCCCTCCGCTGCCACTGCCCCTGCCGTCGGGGGGAACGGTGGTCTTGAAGAGGGTGAGGCCGATGCGGGCGTACATGATGACGATGAGCGCGAGCGGGGCGAGGAAGATGCTGGCGAACAGCACGGTGGTGTAGACCTTGCGCATCTGTTGGGTGGGCCAGTTCTCCCGGCACCAGTAGAAGGGacgggaggcggcggcggcgttggcgTCGAGGGGTCCCGTTCGGATGCGGACGCTGTGCTCCTTGGTGACCTGCAGCATGAGGCCGGAGGGACACATGATGGAGACGGCCAGGACCCAGATCACCACCAGGATCATCTTGGAGAGGCCGACGGTGATCTTCTGCTTGAAGGGGTACACGATGCAACGAAACCTGACGGCCAGCGGGAATAAcaagaataaaaaacaatagagcacattttaattaaattaaaaaatttgGTCCATTCCCTTGGGGATGCTAGCCAATCCCTGGGGGAGATTTGAATTGGAGACTTCTGACTGGTGGATCACACCGTCTGATTAGTTCTCCAGAAGTGCCATGATAATGTGGAAACGACAAACCTCACGCAGTGTTTTCTTGAGGTATTCTGAGTGCGACAcgccaaacaaacacattgcaGGTGGGTCATGAAGCATAACACAACTATGGAACACAACGAATACAACGCAAACACATCTCACCGGTCCACAGCTATGGCCACTAGAGTGAAGACTGAGGCGGAGACAGAAATCCCCTGGACCATCCCACTGAGCTTACACACAACGCTGCCAAACGGCCAACCTGCGAGACACAAAGAATCAACAGAATCCACCCTTTGActtatacatttaaaatacatatttaagtCGTTTTCAGCTCCAGCAAAGCATGATGTTACAAGAAATATGCATAAATTAGGTTTTGGGTAAGAAGACATTTTTAATTGAACACCTTGTGCACCAAGGTTGCCTTTTGGTATAAAAGGATGTTTACAGGAATAATAACCAGGAACATTTCTGGAAACATGCATTGTGTATATCATTTGATTCACATTTAGAAGGCCTATTTCTATTTATCCGAAATTCTGCATTGCTTCAGCAAAGCGAATATATGTGAGTATTACATTTGCCATCAATAGTAAAAAAATGAATTCAAGAATATTCTCATACTCATCTAGGCTATAACATGTTTCATGTCCTACGGGGTCTTATCGATTGAAGTGATTTGATTGATTAAAGTTTGCCATAACACACACGGTTCCCCAATGCCTGCCCCTCTGACCTGTGATTATGTTGTCGATGAGGGTGGTGGGCATGCAGAAGATGCCCACCAGCATGTCGCTGATGGCCAGGTTGAGTATGAAGATGTTGGTGACCGTGCGCATGTTCCTACTGCGCAGCACGATGAAGCCCACGATGCCGTTGCCCACCATGCACAGCAGGAAGATGAGCAGGTAGGACACGGCGAACACGGCGGCGATGGAGGGCTTGTGCAGGTAGAATTCCACGTAGGTGATGTTGACAGGGCCCTGCTGCGGGGCCCGGCTTTCCGGGACGCGGAGCGGGGGGTCGGAGCTGTTTGGACCCGTGCTGTCAGTCATCATGACGGCTTCTTctcaggaagggagagggagaagaatagagaggtagaggaaagagaggacgaagacaaaaaaagaaaaagattctTCAATTAAAATACAGTCGCTGCATATATCAATTATTCTAATCAAAAGATTATTTTTAAAATGAACAAAAACTTGACTTTGACTTCCAGGGTACAGTCCAGTTCTTACCTGGAGACAGAGGCATGAGGCTATAGAGATGTTTCATGTTTGCCTTTCGGATCCCAACTCTTTCCAGACCCCAAAAGAAAATAATCAACCGAACCAGGACCCAGCTGCTGAGCACGGTGACAGGTCCCCGCTCAGTGGACAGGAACTCCGGCCTGGAGAACAGTAGTATCTTAACCAGGCCGGCTAATCCTACTCTCCGTCCATCTGGGAATGCCACGAGGTGCTTAATGCTCCTGCGTTTTGGGGATCATCGATAAGTGCAATTCAGACAGTCCACCTTCCCAGGAACAGTGATGGATAAAATGATTGGAGTGTACTTATCACCATATACTTATTTTATAATACATCCATTTGATAATATTCTATCAAAAGGGTTATTGCTCAAATGTTACCCCAAAACGAAGTTTATAGGTCGGTCAATAAGTGGTATGATCGAGGCGTTCTGGTGCTCTCTGCTGGCTGTTacagctctctcctgctcctcggaGGCCTCAACATGTGCGTTGTTCTTTTATATTTGACGGGAGAGCATGAGAATAATCACGTTCacgttaaagctagggtgggcgattttggagaaaacagccgttgagattccgtcgcgtgctctctggcccgtccctgccacgctacctgctgtagctcctcccaccgaacgtcagttatgcgcgttcatgtgaattcagttacattgataggaagacgaaacaccatgtccgattccgaggtaattaaacattagtgctgattgctacataagtacatatatagcatcaacatcttactcacagacataccatgtatgttatcttaaaatcattgccattgcgctggtaggcctaagaaaggtagctgtatcagccaagcaagatagcaaactaattgcaactgtagttcgttagcataagaacaaaagcaaaaaaaacaaaaaaacaaaacaaaacctccttctccatgataacagaattcttctaggtctccctcttatcaatattgacaatcgatatgatctatttactgtcgttgtccatcattgtgtatgtacagtactgtgctgaaaaaatatatatatttgataaaataacacagaaagccagattacacacaaggaaaccgtcacttcaaagcgatcgcgaaactgagctaggctgctgctagcttgcaacaacgttataacaatacatggaatatcatatgctagacttccctcgcagtgcttatcttggcagttgtgtcaacgtagcttttatacaaacgtgactcggacattatccacagttgagttgaagcctaggccacgtgttagcacaatctctgtgttattccgacagccacggttggtgtgaccataactaacctataaaacggaccgggaaaagaaccatcggctgatgcaagacatcctacagaaccgtattgaaatggttacattacagaaccgtaatgtaacggttatcgtggctttgcttagtaaaaaaccataccagccgacactttacatattcatcgcaatataccatggagggatagcacaattccttacctgtctataagaaatatagccatctcagcgtccgattttaagtttctccggtcacgtaactctctccatcgctcataagccacgccgatgtttactctggttttatttcgagctctctccgcctcccttttagtagctgtcctttcaacaagtgtctttcctctttttttctctgtcttagtggtgttagttgatggtatccggggaatgggaaatttatgggccgttgatgaagacacggctattcatttgttgtccgccgtagtagtacaaaactgtcagaccgctaggctcgtgaacgctcacgcagggacgcaccaacgtcgttgccaaggtgaccggacagtcccacagccaataagaacggagaatcggagcctcgctctgattggtcaaagtgtacatgagcggtggcaatttttgggtgcggcccacagaggcaggggagagcaaagttatgagcagatattctcagagaacttcacctacatatagctgactggctattaggacagttttgccaaatattacagtaaagaaattacccaccctagctttaacctGTCG from Gadus macrocephalus chromosome 4, ASM3116895v1 includes these protein-coding regions:
- the LOC132456158 gene encoding neuropeptide FF receptor 2-like, coding for MKHLYSLMPLSPEAVMMTDSTGPNSSDPPLRVPESRAPQQGPVNITYVEFYLHKPSIAAVFAVSYLLIFLLCMVGNGIVGFIVLRSRNMRTVTNIFILNLAISDMLVGIFCMPTTLIDNIITGWPFGSVVCKLSGMVQGISVSASVFTLVAIAVDRFRCIVYPFKQKITVGLSKMILVVIWVLAVSIMCPSGLMLQVTKEHSVRIRTGPLDANAAAASRPFYWCRENWPTQQMRKVYTTVLFASIFLAPLALIVIMYARIGLTLFKTTVPPDGRGSGSGGTRDDGGVGGEGRPTAPADRRQSVSRKKKRAVKMLLAVALLFVVSWLPLWTLMLLSDYASLSARQHRVLNIYAYPLSHWLAFFNSSVNPVVYGFFNDNFRRGFRAAFKFQLCSAVLERQRTLSLRLLGRAAAGPQGNQPPAPGARGLVSRPPGGGAAEGPGWGQEERCVSVSSEGQDELELVTEGPVEVSQV